One Halalkalicoccus subterraneus DNA window includes the following coding sequences:
- a CDS encoding DUF7124 domain-containing protein, giving the protein PTYVVTNFTRKHRIRQDFFSGPRGREESLESVHEQFDTDRHVFVGTDEADRELAERVGWEYLPVEDAAEAAGWTLADDAPEPEPDEDERDDWP; this is encoded by the coding sequence GCCCACCTACGTCGTGACGAACTTCACGCGCAAACACCGGATCCGCCAGGACTTCTTCTCCGGCCCGCGCGGGCGCGAGGAGAGCTTAGAGAGCGTTCACGAGCAGTTCGACACCGACCGGCACGTCTTCGTCGGCACGGACGAGGCCGACCGCGAGCTCGCAGAGCGCGTCGGCTGGGAGTACCTTCCCGTTGAGGACGCCGCGGAGGCGGCGGGCTGGACGCTCGCCGACGACGCCCCCGAACCGGAACCCGACGAGGACGAACGCGACGACTGGCCCTGA